The following are encoded together in the Lathyrus oleraceus cultivar Zhongwan6 chromosome 3, CAAS_Psat_ZW6_1.0, whole genome shotgun sequence genome:
- the LOC127130687 gene encoding uncharacterized protein LOC127130687, with protein MTEIFVDTLKDPFFDRLVSSAASDFAHLVTIEDRIEKGLRDGKIPGAMAAPSAPKKYSGGFPKKREGETNAISRSYKGKQQASYGQVADVVPIPYQQPMQQQQVYQPQHHQHHHQQNTAPPRQFKPRPPRRQLDPLPVPYSQIFPYLQKEGLLTLRESKPTIFPYPPGYDANAHCEFHMGAPGHTLENCFAFQNRVQDLIEAKAVSFTPRRPNVNTNPMPTHKDASVSAIEDSDQGKLIRKVEEIQTHITKIGAQLLKSGLILEELVAEENNKKLRNFIQQMLDRGELQISCRVNNKRQEDIVVVDIPYDEVNMEIPISPLVIEFPAPLAYEDEKVVLWIYQPRAFKQGQEDQPLMINEPNVTSIMGLAGMTRSGRVFAPRTADTSAKTKGKEAAVQIPVPNQEMQDMHLSPKAAVTCEEAEEFLRIIKKSDYKVVDQLNQTPSKISMLSLLLNSEAHKNSLLKVLSAAHITKDITI; from the coding sequence ATGACCGAAATATTTGTGGACACCTtgaaggacccattctttgatAGATTGGTGAGTAGTGCAGCGTCCGACTTTGCACATCTAGTCACAATCGAAGATCGCATAGAGAAAGGGTTGAGGGATGGAAAGATTCCAGGAGCTATGGCAGCCCCTAGCGCACCAAAAAAGTATTCTGGAGGCTTCCCgaagaaaagagaaggtgaaacaaaCGCTATATCCAGAAGCTATAAGGGGAAGCAACAGGCTTCATATGGCCAAGTCGCCGATGTGGTACCCATACCGTATCAACAGCCAATGCAGCAACAACAAgtgtatcaaccacaacatcatcaacatcatcatcagcaaaaCACTGCACCACCAAGACAATTCAAGCCAAGACCTCCGAGAAGGCAACTTGATCCCCTACCAGTACCTTATAGCCAGATATTTCCATATCTGCAAAAGGAGGGCCTTCTGACATTGAGGGAGTCAAAACCGACTATTTTTCCATATCCACCCGGATATGATGCTAACGCCCATTGTGAGtttcacatgggagcacctggtCATACCTTGGAGAATTGTTTCGCATTTCAAAATCgagtacaagacttgatcgaagcAAAAGCCGTCTCCTTCACTCCGAGACGCCCGAACGTAAACACCAATCCTATGCCAACACATAAGGATGCTTccgtcagtgccattgaggaTAGTGATCAAGGTAAATTGATCCGTAAGGTTGAAGAAATTCAAACCCATATCACCAAGATAGGAGCACAATTGCTGAAGAGTGGTCTAATCCTGGAGGAGCTAGTTGCTGAAGAGAACAATAAAAAGTTGAGgaattttatacaacaaatgctgGATCGAGGCGAGTTACAGATAAGTTGCCGTGTCAATAACAAGCGCCAAGAAGATATAGTTGTAGTGGACATCCCTTATGATGAGGTTAATATGGAAATACCTATAAGCCCATTGGTGATAGAGTTTCCAGCACCGCTCGCATACGAAGATGAGAAGGTGGTCCTGTGGATATATCAacccagagcttttaagcaggggcaGGAAGACCAACCTTTGATGATCAACGAACCAAATGTCACCTCGATTATGGGGCTGGCAGGAATGACACGTAGTGGCCGAGTGTTCGCGCCAAGAACTGCTGATACTTCTGCAAAGACTAAAGGGAAGGAAGCTGCTGTCCAGATCCCCGTCCCTAATCAAGAAATGCAAGACATGCATCTGTCTCCTAAAGCCGCGGTCACTTGTGAAGAGGCCGAGGAATTTCTGaggataatcaagaagagtgattataaaGTGGTGGACCAACTGAATCAAACACCTTCAAAGATCTCCATGTTATCTTTATTGCTCAACTCAGAAGCACACAAGAACTCATTGTTGAAAGTATTAAGCGCCGCACATATCACGAAAGACATAACGATATAA